A single window of Pseudophryne corroboree isolate aPseCor3 chromosome 5, aPseCor3.hap2, whole genome shotgun sequence DNA harbors:
- the LOC134929549 gene encoding modulator of apoptosis 1-like, translated as MEGLTGDDIYHWCQRKGVNPRKCIRVGGELSETSDETVLRKVSTLYGVIRPNIVDKWDDEAGKKIAVLVETDKELDVNLIPLMIIANEETGRRWSIIGPTIREEDTTSTPISAVISPEGVDRGEASGNGHTTTNVNGGQFETMVDRVVSQLERWHYEGSYRRLRIFSGIVPVPTGEEPYESWKEAAVQQAEEWQCPDKIKRQRVVESLRGLAMGIIQAARRSNPNATLETYLEALDCVRHYGRRRDLLSRLHHTFQEPSEKLRAYVIIVDKLLYKIVEKKRNHSRRSR; from the coding sequence ATGGAAGGACTAACTGGAGACGACATTTACCACTGGTGTCAGAGGAAGGGGGTAAACCCCCGAAAGTGTATTAGAGTAGGAGGAGAGTTATCGGAAACTTCGGATGAAACTGTGTTAAGAAAAGTGAGTACCCTGTACGGCGTAATAAGACCAAATATAGTAGACAAGTGGGATGACGAAGCAGGAAAGAAGATTGCTGTCTTGGTCGAAACGGATAAAGAATTAGACGTGAATTTGATACCATTAATGATAATAGCTAATGAAGAAACAGGAAGAAGATGGTCCATAATTGGTCCTACTATCAGAGAAGAAGATACCACCAGTACACCCATCTCGGCCGTGATCTCGCCAGAGGGAGTAGATAGAGGAGAAGCCAGTGGAAATGGACACACTACTACAAATGTGAATGGCGGACAGTTCGAGACCATGGTAGATCGGGTGGTCTCCCAACTTGAGAGATGGCATTACGAAGGGAGTTATCGGAGGTTGAGGATATTTTCTGGTATCGTACCCGTACCCACCGGAGAAGAACCTTATGAATCATGGAAAGAAGCCGCCGTTCAACAAGCAGAGGAATGGCAATGTCCTGATAAAATAAAGCGACAACGAGTGGTGGAGAGTCTACGAGGCCTTGCTATGGGGATAATACAAGCAGCCAGGAGAAGTAATCCAAATGCCACTCTGGAGACCTACCTCGAAGCCTTGGATTGCGTACGGCACTATGGAAGACGTAGGGACCTTTTATCAAGATTACACCACACGTTCCAAGAGCCTAGCGAGAAACTTAGGGCCTATGTTATAATAGTAGATAAACTACTGTATAAGATAGTGGAGAAAAAAAGGAATCACTCGAGACGAAGTAGATAA